In one window of Musa acuminata AAA Group cultivar baxijiao chromosome BXJ3-2, Cavendish_Baxijiao_AAA, whole genome shotgun sequence DNA:
- the LOC135581865 gene encoding probable serine/threonine-protein kinase PBL21 isoform X1 → MSGTLAAALGGAAGAVALVGTTIIIIRYCLFRNRSISRSETNSSDPSLQVGQTVEPSLGGGVSYAPEFQGARCFTLEELNVATKNFSNINLIGYGTFGEVSKGLLHDGMVVAIKRRSCPRSQEFIEEVRYVSSIRHRNLVSLLGYCQEDHIQMLIYEYIPNGSVSTHLYGAIQASSVKLEFKHRLSIAHGAAKGMVHLHSLNPPLVHMNFKTRNVLVDGDLTPKVGDAGIHSLLDRIDGAASSSRITEDDPFLDPDVKESGTLSIKSDVYSFGVFLLELVTGREARSDRSIIQQAQNYHEAVDLSTLVDNRMGSSFTSEGIWDLLQLISWCLNSSSEERPPMKFVELELHRIHEREMSLTTIMGEGTTTVTLGSQLFTTS, encoded by the exons ATGTCAGGGACTCTTGCAGCAGCTCTAGGAGGTGCTGCAGGAGCCGTGGCATTGGTAGGGACAACAATTATCATCATCCGTTATTGCCTCTTTCGCAATAGGAGCATCTCAAGATCAGAGACAAATTCATCTGACCCATCTCTACAAG TGGGACAGACTGTTGAGCCGTCCTTGGGTGGAGGTGTCTCATATGCACCAGAATTTCAAGGAGCACGATGCTTTACACTCGAGGAGTTGAATGTAGCAACAAAGAATTTCAGCAATATCAATCTGATTGGGTACGGAACGTTTGGAGAAGTGAGCAAGGGTTTGCTTCATGATGGTATGGTTGTGGCTATTAAAAGAAGGTCATGTCCTCGAAGTCAAGAATTTATTGAAGAG GTTCGCTATGTATCTTCAATTCGCCACCGGAACCTTGTAAGCCTTTTGGGTTACTGCCAGGAGGATCACATACAGATGCTTATCTATGAGTATATACCAAATGGCAGTGTTTCAACTCACTTATATG GTGCAATTCAAGCATCAAGTGTGAAGTTAGAATTCAAGCATAGACTTTCCATAGCCCATGGGGCAGCTAAAG GTATGGTTCATCTGCATTCCCTGAATCCTCCTCTGGTGCACATGAACTTCAAGACAagaaatgttcttgtagatggagACTTGACACCCAAAGTTGGAGATGCTGGTATCCACAGCTTACTTGATCGAATTGATGGTGCTGCTTCCTCTTCGAGAATCACTGAAGATGATCCCTTCCTTGATCCTGA TGTCAAGGAGTCTGGAACATTATCTATAAAGAGCGATGTATATAGTTTTGGGGTGTTTCTTCTGGAGTTAGTGACTGGAAGGGAAGCAAGATCTGATAGAAGCATTATCCAGCAG GCACAGAACTATCATGAGGCAGTCGATCTTTCAACCCTTGTTGATAACAGGATGGGTAGCAGTTTCACCTCGGAAGGAATTTGGGATCTGTTGCAGCTAATTTCGTGGTGTCTGAACTCATCAAGCGAGGAGCGCCCACCCATGAAGTTCGTCGAGTTGGAGCTGCACCGGATACATGAGAGAGAAATGAGCTTGACTACCATCATGGGTGAAGGAACAACTACTGTCACCCTCGGAAGTCAGTTATTCACTACTTCGTAA
- the LOC135581865 gene encoding probable serine/threonine-protein kinase PBL21 isoform X2, which yields MSGTLAAALGGAAGAVALVGTTIIIIRYCLFRNRSISRSETNSSDPSLQVGQTVEPSLGGGVSYAPEFQGARCFTLEELNVATKNFSNINLIGYGTFGEVSKGLLHDGMVVAIKRRSCPRSQEFIEEVRYVSSIRHRNLVSLLGYCQEDHIQMLIYEYIPNGSVSTHLYGAIQASSVKLEFKHRLSIAHGAAKGMVHLHSLNPPLVHMNFKTRNVLVDGDLTPKVGDAGIHSLLDRIDGAASSSRITEDDPFLDPDVKESGTLSIKSDVYSFGVFLLELVTGREARSDRSIIQQNYHEAVDLSTLVDNRMGSSFTSEGIWDLLQLISWCLNSSSEERPPMKFVELELHRIHEREMSLTTIMGEGTTTVTLGSQLFTTS from the exons ATGTCAGGGACTCTTGCAGCAGCTCTAGGAGGTGCTGCAGGAGCCGTGGCATTGGTAGGGACAACAATTATCATCATCCGTTATTGCCTCTTTCGCAATAGGAGCATCTCAAGATCAGAGACAAATTCATCTGACCCATCTCTACAAG TGGGACAGACTGTTGAGCCGTCCTTGGGTGGAGGTGTCTCATATGCACCAGAATTTCAAGGAGCACGATGCTTTACACTCGAGGAGTTGAATGTAGCAACAAAGAATTTCAGCAATATCAATCTGATTGGGTACGGAACGTTTGGAGAAGTGAGCAAGGGTTTGCTTCATGATGGTATGGTTGTGGCTATTAAAAGAAGGTCATGTCCTCGAAGTCAAGAATTTATTGAAGAG GTTCGCTATGTATCTTCAATTCGCCACCGGAACCTTGTAAGCCTTTTGGGTTACTGCCAGGAGGATCACATACAGATGCTTATCTATGAGTATATACCAAATGGCAGTGTTTCAACTCACTTATATG GTGCAATTCAAGCATCAAGTGTGAAGTTAGAATTCAAGCATAGACTTTCCATAGCCCATGGGGCAGCTAAAG GTATGGTTCATCTGCATTCCCTGAATCCTCCTCTGGTGCACATGAACTTCAAGACAagaaatgttcttgtagatggagACTTGACACCCAAAGTTGGAGATGCTGGTATCCACAGCTTACTTGATCGAATTGATGGTGCTGCTTCCTCTTCGAGAATCACTGAAGATGATCCCTTCCTTGATCCTGA TGTCAAGGAGTCTGGAACATTATCTATAAAGAGCGATGTATATAGTTTTGGGGTGTTTCTTCTGGAGTTAGTGACTGGAAGGGAAGCAAGATCTGATAGAAGCATTATCCAGCAG AACTATCATGAGGCAGTCGATCTTTCAACCCTTGTTGATAACAGGATGGGTAGCAGTTTCACCTCGGAAGGAATTTGGGATCTGTTGCAGCTAATTTCGTGGTGTCTGAACTCATCAAGCGAGGAGCGCCCACCCATGAAGTTCGTCGAGTTGGAGCTGCACCGGATACATGAGAGAGAAATGAGCTTGACTACCATCATGGGTGAAGGAACAACTACTGTCACCCTCGGAAGTCAGTTATTCACTACTTCGTAA
- the LOC103972848 gene encoding cytochrome b-c1 complex subunit Rieske-4, mitochondrial — protein MLRVAGRRIGALSRWQTPTASVVSSRNPVHGFGDSSADDSWQISAPRARFAFQSPLLGAVRGYASEKLVPGYADLGLADLPATVAAIKNPTSKIVYDEHNHERHPPGDPSKRAFAYFVLTGGRFVYASLLRLLILKFVLSMSASKDVLALASLEVDLSSIEPGSTVTVKWRGKPVFIRRRTEDDINLANSVNVLSLRDPQADSDRVKNPEWLVVVGVCTHLGCIPLPNAGDFGGWFCPCHGSHYDISGRIRKGPAPFNLEVPQYSFLDENKLLIG, from the exons ATGCTGAGGGTCGCGGGAAGAAGGATCGGTGCGCTGTCACGGTGGCAGACTCCAACCGCCTCCGTCGTATCCTCGCGGAATCCCGTCCATGGCTTTGGGGACTCATCCGCTGACGACTCCTGGCAGATCTCTGCTCCACGCGCCCGATTCGCCTTTCAGTCGCCTCTCCTTGGCGCCGTCAGAG GATATGCATCTGAAAAGCTTGTCCCTGGATATGCGGACTTGGGTTTAGCTGATCTGCCTGCAACAGTGGCTGCCATTAAGAATCCGACCTCAAAGATTGTCTATGATGAACACAACCATGAGCGTCACCCCCCAGGTGACCCAAGCAAGCGAGCGTTTGCATACTTTGTCTTGACCGGTGGAAGATTTGTTTATGCCTCTTTGCTTCGTCTCCTGATTCTTAAGTTCGTGTTGAGCATGTCTGCTAGCAAAGATGTCCTTGCTCTGGCTTCTTTGGAAGTTGATCTCTCCAGCATAGAGCCAGGGTCCACAGTAACTGTAAAGTGGCGTGGGAAGCCAGTTTTCATAAGACGACGAACAGAGGATGATATCAATCTGGCAAACAGTGTCAATGTTTTATCTCTTCGAGATCCCCAGGCAGATTCAGATAGGGTGAAGAACCCCGAGTGGCTTGTTGTGGTTGGTGTGTGTACTCATCTGGGCTGCATCCCTTTACCCAATGCCGGAGATTTTGGTGGCTGGTTCTGCCCTTGCCATGGTTCGCACTATGATATTTCTGGTAGGATCCGCAAGGGCCCTGCTCCATTTAACCTAGAGGTGCCGCAGTATAGCTTCTTGGACGAAAACAAGCTGCTCATTGGCTGA
- the LOC135630774 gene encoding OVARIAN TUMOR DOMAIN-containing deubiquitinating enzyme 1-like, producing MEVSSKKQKVADDDNSSGSSAEGDEPMVTSQSFISSTNVVNVTVSSMGEDEFRDFIESSHGTSSDAPSVTPPIGNVASSTGTASHAPSVTPPIGNVGSSTGAPSDAPSVTPPIRNLANKFIDIYEPYLPEDFIQNFPDVGDQVADDNACVGHKEPLSSLVAEFQSGSPIIQAKIKLLYDNYAALRRVRKDGNCFYRSFMFSYLEHILETQDTAEVDRILANIEQCRKAQLVLGDQEYRISEIFSLFIDLLKSVIQENDNSISHELLLEKSCDQMFSDTVVLFFRMVTSGELRIRAEFFAPFAGVESTGMAKFCQDSVEMMGEDCDHVHITALCDALGVPTRVECLDQSTSSSGDLTPKHHDFIPMQSSASDAGNPPVPRVTLLYRPGHYDILYPK from the exons ATGGAAGTGTCCTCGAAGAAGCAGAAGGTCGCCGACGACGACAACAGCAGTGGCAGCAGCGCAGAAGGAGATGAGCCGATGGTGACTAGCCAGTCGTTCATTTCCTCCACTAACGTTGTCAACGTCACCGTCTCCTCGATGGGGGAGGACGAGTTCAGAGACTTCATCGAGAGTTCACACGGCACCTCTTCCGACGCACCCAGCGTGACTCCCCCAATCGGAAACGTGGCGAGTTCAACCGGTACCGCTTCCCACGCACCCAGCGTTACTCCCCCAATCGGAAACGTGGGGAGTTCAACCGGTGCCCCTTCCGACGCACCCAGCGTGACTCCCCCAATCAGAAACCTGGCGAACAAATTCATCGACATTTATGAACCCTATCTTCCCGAAGACTTCATTCAGAATTTTCCCGACGTCGGCGATCAGGTCGCCGACGACAACGCGTGCGTTGGCCACAAG GAACCTCTTTCCTCACTGGTTGCTGAGTTTCAATCAGGCAGCCCCATCATTCAGGCAAAAATCAAG CTCCTTTATGACAACTATGCTGCACTGAGGCGAGTACGAAAAGATGGAAATTGTTTCTATCGAAGTTTTATGTTCTCCTATCTG GAACATATATTGGAAACACAAGACACAGCCGAGGTTGATCGCATTCTTGCAAATATTGAACAGTGTAGGAAGGCACAGCTAGTTCTGGGAGACCAAGAATATAGGATCAGTGAAATCTTCTCA TTATTCATTGATCTGCTGAAAAGTGTTATTCAAGAGAACGACAATTCAATCAG TCACGAGTTGCTTCTGGAGAAGAGCTGTGATCAAATGTTTTCAGATACTG TTGTTTTGTTCTTCAGGATGGTTACTTCTGGCGAATTACGCATAAGAGCAGAGTTTTTTGCGCCGTTTGCTGGCGTAGAAAGTACAGGCATGGCCAAG TTCTGCCAGGACTCGGTGGAGATGATGGGGGAGGACTGCGACCATGTGCACATCACAGCTCTATGTGATGCATTAGGCGTGCCGACTCGTGTGGAGTGTCTTGACCAGAGCACATCCAGCTCCGGCGACTTAACGCCAAAACATCACGACTTCATTCCGATGCAGAGCAGTGCGTCCGACGCAGGCAACCCACCGGTGCCGCGCGTGACCTTGCTGTATCGCCCTGGCCACTACGACATCCTCTACCCAAAGTGA
- the LOC135630775 gene encoding CASP-like protein 1F1, with protein MEMEAVKRSQEGAGRGRSRYIKLQVCSRVTAGLAALAAATLMGFNKQTSVVAGFAIEASYRFSPAFKFFVVGNAIACGYSVVSLPFVSNLVEGCTLNLFDLMNLGLLMAAAAAASAVGYVGKHGNDEIGWAKVCAYYERFCGRTEIALGCSYVAFLLFLFVCALFSVYKSRQVNSE; from the exons ATGGAGATGGAAGCGGTGAAGAGGAGCCAAGAGGGAGCAGGGAGAGGCCGCAGCCGGTATATCAAGCTCCAAGTCTGCAGCCGGGTGACGGCCGGCCTGGCCGCCCTGGCCGCTGCCACGCTGATGGGGTTTAACAAGCAGACCAGCGTAGTCGCCGGCTTCGCCATCGAGGCCTCCTACCGCTTCTCTCCTGCGTTCAA GTTCTTCGTGGTCGGCAACGCCATTGCATGCGGCTACTCCGTGGTATCCCTGCCTTTCGTCTCCAATCTGGTCGAGGGATGCACGCTGAACCTGTTCGATCTG ATGAACCTGGGGCTGctaatggcggcggcggcggcagctagCGCGGTCGGCTACGTGGGGAAGCATGGAAACGATGAGATCGGGTGGGCGAAGGTGTGCGCCTACTACGAGAGGTTCTGCGGGAGGACGGAGATTGCATTGGGCTGTTCCTATGTGgcttttcttctcttcctcttcgtctGTGCTCTCTTCTCGGTCTACAAGTCTAGGCAAGTTAACAGTGAGTGA